In Cydia amplana chromosome 13, ilCydAmpl1.1, whole genome shotgun sequence, the genomic stretch tcttgctattctggtcatcttttttgcaagaaagtatggtcgtgTTTGGTATctaatgaaagtgctcggcttatacatttataatatagtttttaaatttacaattttaaaataatgatctaacattttggcgaaccgcgagttctcagttcggggcgaactactatactggtcaaccaaatcttgtcagtaaataggaacaaaaaaactatactcatccttttcttttgggtgctagtactagtgtaagacaaagatagtatgattctatctgtctatgtttgaaatcaaacagaactttgacacactatagtttaAATATATCCATTAGAAGTGCAcagcattaaaataaaaaaaacaccctCTTTTTGGTGTTCTTAAAGATAATACTATATCTCTGTATCTCTCTTTGCTGACAAACGACTCGTGCCAAACTACTgccaaacaataaaatataatcattatttatttaaatttatcagaggtaagtatttaaaatacatataggtatatctaCATATTTGTACTTACATAGTACCAGTTCCGGAGGccctatattatgtatttatgaacgaaataaattatgtatttcactaaacttgattatttaaaaaaaaagtttatttatccATGTTCGTTTACTTCTGGGTTTCGCCACATCTGTCATATCCAGAATTAAACCTCCATGGCTCGAACGACCAAAGACGAAAGTCTATGACAACTCTTTAAAAGAGCAAAGAAATTCGGAAAACAAAATTGAGAACTGTGTCAAAATCCGtcttataaatacaaatacgcTAATTTGTTTTGGAAAATGAAATGATAAATTTAATGTTTACTTGAGTTTAGGGTAAGTGATTATATGTTGTTTGTCCTACACTTAGCTGATCTATATTGGTTATATCCACAAAAAGCGAATAGACCCGATTAATTTACGTGTGTTATCGATTTTTTTGTATAGGATGTATGTTTTCGTGATAAACAATTATAGCAATATTGCACTGCCTACGTTAATATTGCCAATTTGGCACTGAAACAGTAATATGCATGTATCAGCCGACTTGTGTTCTGCAATCTAATTTTTAACCTCTAGGTATCCCAGAATTTTTACTATTTACTGCTGCAAAATTTTGCGAGAAACGGTTCTCAATTTTCCGGAATCttgttttttatgtatgttCACTGATGACTCTGAGTAGGATCGATTTCGTAGATTATCATTTTGTTTGAAAGGATATGCTTTCTTGGGTGGTCTTATTTATTACTTCCATAGTCATCAAGTCAGAGTACGATGACGAGATCCTAGAGAAATCGAGAGAATTTCTCAAATTTTATAGGCATGCGATTTCAGTGTATTTTCTCTCAAAAAGTACCAACCTGTGAAGTGGACCTATTGATGAAGACCGTAAAATGATGCCATTTTAAAgtcttaactcacatttatagacggggcGGGGCTATCGCGATTTTTTATTACGTTTATTTAGCGACGTTtcaacacaggtttcactggtcgtggtaaagttttagataggtattatatttgAAAGTCTGTTCCTATTTTTCTTCATACAGGGTGGGGCTCGAAGCGGGCGCCATGGTGCGGTGGAAGTATTGCCTGGTGCTGGCGCTGTTGCTCCTGCGAACCGACGCTAAGGACGACGACGATGATGAAGAGTtagtattgtttttgtttgttttattaatcAGATACCATtataaagattacctacctaccaacCGGTTATTTTATCGCGTGCCCAGCGCACTGCGCTAGAGTGACAAATACACGTGAGTTAAGCCGTAAAATTATGTTAATATTACTTAAACAATAGTTATGAACCGGCGGCCTAgctaaggtgacaatcgcttgcgcttcgccatcgaatcgctttgtatcTTTCAATCACTCtgccatattagtgtgacagtgttAGTtccgtttcgatcgctacggagcgttagcgattggcatgttgtctacggggccgtTATGATTATAACTCTTGTCGATATAAGTAGACCATGTTTTATGAATTTCAGGTGGTATGTGTACCTCTTTTTAGTTGATTCAAATTAAGTAAAGGCATACggctgtattcgaactttaagatacgtcaaatactagagattgacacgatatggattggatatgtcagtgtcaaataagtgtcaaaatagacgcgtttgtttgaagaaacgtcacttttgacacttgtttgacactgacatatccattccatatcgtttcaatctctagtatttgacgtatcttaaagttcgaatatggccgataGTCTGTCTGTTTGTTCAAGTTGGATTGTCTGGAAAGTTGTAATTTTTTCTATGGCCAGACATTTAACATTGATTTTAGATTTGAGGATATGTTAGTTACGAATGAGACACAGCTCGTTGGTACTAAAATACAAATAGTTGCTATTATCATATTTTGGCATGTCGTACTCTCTGTTCAAAAGCGGCACCTGAGGCTAGAACCATGATAAACAATAATATGAGATACTTAGTGAGATAAGCCTGGTTGtctgcaatgatttataactcaagattaggttataggcgttccaaaattgaagcgcttaccttgtgacaaattggacaagttgcctttagtcgcggctggacaagcgagaaatgtacacgtgctaacgagctcccgcacaccgaaagggaaagagacgaccttatgtttaacaacgagtgtgacaaagatggattgaatgataaaactaatcaaaaataacagatttcttcgtaggcacagaaataaattggaagtattttttgtgctcctcaagtatgagtataacctatctatgttaTATAACATCATTGGTTGTCTGCCGTAGAACTAACATATGTTCAGCTGTCACAGAGGTGAGGAAAACGACGACGAGGAGGAAGACGAGGCGGACGAGAACGACGAGGATGAAGAACGACCGGACACGATGGATATACCTCCGGGCCGGCGGCCGCGGGTGTTGGGGACGCCGGCGGGCCAAGAGGGCGTTAGTCCGAGCAGGTTGGTTTGaactatacatacctacaataaagAACGACCGGACACGATGGATATAACTCCGGGCCGGCGGCCGCGGGTGTTGGGGACGCCGGCGGGCCAAGAGGGCGTTAGTCCGAGCAGGTTGGTTTGaactatacatacctacaataaagAACGACCGGACACGATGGATATACCTCCGGGCCGGCGGCCGCGGGTGTTGGGGACGCCGGCGGGCCAAGAGGGCGTTAGTCCGAGCAGGTTGGTTTgaactatatatacctacaataaagAACGATCGGACACGATGGATATACCTCCGGGCCGGCGGCCGCGGGTGTTAGGGACGCCGCCGGGCCAAGAGGGCGTTAGTCCGAGCAGGTTAGTTTGaactatatatatacctacaatgaAGAACGACCGGACACGATGGATATACCTCCGGGCCGGCGGCCGCGGGTGTTAGGGACGCCGGCGGGCCAAGAGGGCGTTAGTCCGAGCAGGTTGGTTTGAACTATATACAAATAAAGAACACGTCCGAACACGTGTGTCAAGCCGCCGGGCCAAGACTGCGCTACCCCTAGTAGGTTGGTTTGAACTATATGTACAGTATGTAACTGAACGAAAAGAAATTACTCAAACCCGTtactaagcaacttttactatgggaccaaccccgaaatcgcgaaaaagaaattgactctcccataggaaaattcaacatcagaccagcaaaatgtatgaaacgtcCAATATTTTTCcgcgttttcggggttggtcccatagtaaaagttgctcagtatgacctaaacagtaacgggtttgagtaattgcttttcgttcaattacatactgtatatacctacaataaagAACTCCGCACACGATGGATGCTCCGGATGGATACCTCCGGGCTGGCGGAAGCGAGTGTTTGCCACGCCGGGCCATGACGGCGCGGCGTTACCCCCGGCAGACTGGTTTGAACTATACAAAATATCAACCTTGTCAGccaattttaagaaaaaatatttaaaattccgCCAAATTCACaacctcctagcctagtcgataGTGACCATTCCTACACAGCTGGAggtcctgccctagtagcacggtcgcatttttatcatttgtcaccatgcctgtcacgttctaacaagtatgtaagtgcgaaagtgacgggcatagtgatagtcgataaaaatggaaccgtgctgagcccgctggcttAGAATTGcggtataggtatttatttgtcGTTCATGACTTATACATGTTTTAcgtgtatatatgtatttattgaagtgaaaacttctttagcggcgctgtgcactttttgtgatggggaaaaaatgttttaGTATAATATATTTACGCTTAATACAAGGGTATTGCCTTTGGTAGCTATGATTTGTTCGGGGCTACACGGCACTAACATGGCTTTGTTCAACAGGACAACGAAGAGGGCTCCCCTCGAGTGCTACGTGTGTGGTTACAGAAGCGAGATGCCGCTACGGTCGTGCCTTGATCCTGCAAAATACAGGTGTCTCTTTCTAGAATCATAACGTAGTAGTAAGTTCAGTATTCTGaaagtaatataattatttatcccatggacctagaatattacggacggactgtcacctaagacaaactgtgacactgcaatggcggacggtttgaatgtgtgcgtgtagacgagtgttaccatgtaacacaaattctcccctaatggtgaaacaattatttttaatatcgtccttgttttcaaataaaaaaattaggacagttttacgttagacaataaaaaaggtgtgtacagtcaccagcataaatatatgactgtgggcagccgtgcaaaaatatctgatgctccattggaggcataagtatatgacgacactacctcggtaaaaatatgtgatgctttgtggccggcaaaaatatcgtcagtctgtatccgcataaatatcggatcgggtcgcttaaaaatatttgatcactcataaaaatcaaaattatctgattactctcatctggcataaatatctctccactgtgaaagcaaaatacatcggatggacgacggaccgcctattataATATCTGAGTCGTTGGAccttcaaaaacgaaccatacatgtttggtatagagccgtaaattgtatgaagtgatttgacaattcacgaaaagagtgcagacttgtcattgtatatgtctgtctcacattatattctatcatcgatttgacggaataaaatggatataatttttttgtaaatttgaacgtattgcaatcatatcatgaatctagtatataactggatctggcatgaggggtgggggaaatgaccgaacgggatagtcttatgtatcattcagtaggagtagcagcgaaagcgctattattgtttgtccttgtcacagtccacaagttgacttctttatcatccttttttatgtaagaaggaggtttattagttttatcttctattaaaagtctacctgaattatgtcacaatttaaaattgcaaatgaaatacgtgagacagacatatgtaatgctctatgctatccaggtatggttcgtttttgccgattgatgacatacatatttcataatttcgtgtcagatatataggcggtccgtctgccatcccatgtatttgcattcacggtggagagatatttatgccagatgagagtaatcacataattttgatttttatgagtcgtcaaatatttttaagccacccgattcgatatttatgcggatacagactaacgatgtttttaccggccacaaagcatcacatatttttaccgaggtagtgtcgtcatatacttatgcctccaatggagcataagatatttttgcacggctgcccatagtcatatatttttgctggtgactgtacgtatctgattttataggtcttgaaaatgcgcaatattgcacaattactttgtgcaaacattatttctaatacctaatgatatttagcatcgtaatgaaatcagttcgtcatgtttttttttaatttatacatttaacttgaaacatatctggttttcaacaaaaatattataatacataacaaacaaacgttaagtatcgctccttagtatcgggaaattaccataccgacctagtttgaaatgcacaatcaataatttaaccatttacctaaatgatctcttaatacataattatttaataagaagggtatcaattaccctactttcgggaaattaccctattcatgttactggtcacactcctgttttgcagtttgataatttataaacaacaaattatcgtgattttaagtactaattgataaacttaagtatgaaaagttattccgtgactttttttctttcgatcggtacaattctagcagaaTTTacctacgcatgccggcatattttatatttttcttcgacatgtttacttcaatgacgtttcgattcgtctgacggcaaactggtggatgtgggctgtcaatgtgtgtgtgtcacgcgtaaatacttagaaactggtggatgttggaatcacagttgtgttgtaagcgaaactctgtccgtaatattataggttcatgattTATCCTATTAATAACATCTCGTATGCTTAGACACGGGTCCGTGCGTGGGAATTTAAATCTCataattgttttaaatgtcaagttcttttttttaatgatcatATTTGATAGGCAGTATACGATACGATAAAAAGCGCCCATAAATATTCGGGCTGAAGTTCTAATAATATACAAATCGAATGTCAATCTTACGTACTCATTCAATATATAGGCCTGTCTGAAGTGCTGCATTAGGTCGCTAAAACGCCTCTCCTTTAATAGGGGTCAAAGTCTTAGTTATGTATTCTTTAATCCAGGGTTCATTCAGTGACATGTCACAACTTGGATGACAAGTGCTTCACAACAGTGATATCAAAAGACAAGGCGTACGTGGCCGTCATCCGCGGCTGCCGCACCGGCTGTGTCGGTTCTCCGGACACTACGTGTTGTGAGGTGAGTATACCTGCAAGATCTATTCTTCAATCTAAGGTCAACTCAGTGACATGTCACAACTTGGAGGACAAGTGCATCACAACAGTGAAATCGAAGAATAAGGCGTACGTGGCCATAATCAGTTACAATGGCAGAATATGCGTTCCTGGCGCTATGACATGACTACTTACGATGACTTTAGACGCTCTTGGCTTCCAAGTGGTAGCAAAATCTTTGAGCGCATTACATCCAGGAGCGTTAGACAATGTTATATTCTTGTTTAATGCAAcactatacctactcgtatcgcACTGAATTCTATTGATCGTTTAAATTACTAACGCGACGTTTACTTCGGCATTAGTTATAGAAGGATCCGCGGTGTTGACAATCTAAGACATAGGACCATACGGCTACGTTATACATGAAAATTTGTAGTCATAACAgtataactagtggctctgtgagctgtagacctcgcgagcagagcttaaaactgaataaatgtatggcaaaaatatttttcacctcagcagctcgaacaagggtattttgctacttaaaaacagtgagcaaaatcgcattttgctcactcagtgagcaaaatgcgattttgctcactgttttaaaGTAGCAAAGTagggttcgagctgctgaggtgaaaacttaattgttggtatatcttaagaaaacatgagtgaatagaggtaagtgatgaagaaggaatatatttttcgggttctctaatatgttctcactgctgaggtgaaaagttttgtgaactacacgagatcaaagttatttacatctcgtgcgcttttgagtcccttactacgctcaagattctaaattagattcactcgctacgcttgtgaatctagtatagaatctttcgcttgcatgggactcaaaataagcactcgaagaaatatcaaactttgatctcttgttgtacaaataactatattaaaatataggtatagtacatgtaatgtaaacaaaaaattaaaaactacataaagctacaaactaaaattaaacgaatacgcttaacccgcgcttgataaataaaaaatacgaaatttttcatttttttcaaaataaaaaaataaaataaaaaacaactatacgaaatttaagtataaaaaaaatacaaaaagttatgaagcagtatacaattactggggatggaaccagggacctgccgatgcaaacaaaaaagcgaacgtttgcaaaatacgccattatagttcttactaaagctgacgaaatttagctactcattctcaagcaaaaactaaatatctaaataccgccaaaaccagccatacaaattttctgaatttttggccatttaatctataaacatatctcaaaaagaaaaaactcttatgataccgatacgactagagtaagaccaaagaaagtctgcagcgcaaaattaaaagtagtttttaaaaatcagtatgtgacaacaccaaagaaaatggattaaacagtcttgatacttgtgaaatttctaccatatttaccgtctatgaaaaaattaagctttgcattatggttaaataaa encodes the following:
- the LOC134653638 gene encoding uncharacterized protein LOC134653638, which produces MVRWKYCLVLALLLLRTDAKDDDDDEDCHRGEENDDEEEDEADENDEDEERPDTMDIPPGRRPRVLGTPAGQEGVSPSRLVSLNYIYTYNEERPDTMDIPPGRRPRVLGTPAGQEGVSPSRTTKRAPLECYVCGYRSEMPLRSCLDPAKYRVHSVTCHNLDDKCFTTVISKDKAYVAVIRGCRTGCVGSPDTTCCERDRCNNQAFAMPIVPRAHSDSSAVSTSIAAQTTPSNVMFFVTVLLLLQTVVKVAFV